In Bifidobacterium adolescentis ATCC 15703, the sequence CCTCGGGCACCACTTCGAGCGGGTTCACGTAGAAGAAGCTTTTGCCATCGAGTGCCATGCCGGCGAGCGTGGTGTTGTACAGCGCCGATTCCATGACGTCCGCATATTCGGATTTCGGCTGGATTTCCAGCATGCGGCGGGCGAAGAACGCGAGCGCGATGGCGGCGCAGCTTTCCGAATAGGCGGTGTCGTTCGGCAGATCATAGTCGAAGGAGAAGGCCTCCCCCATGTGTGTGGCGCCGATACCGCCGGTGATGTAGATCTTTCGGTCGACGATGTTGCGCCATAGTCGTTCGCAGGATGCCAGCAGGTCGGAGTCGCCGGTCAGGCGTGCCACGTCGGCGGCTCCGGCGTAGAAGTAGGCGGCGCGGACGGCGTGTCCGAGGGCCTCCGTCTGTTCCGTGATCGGCTTGTCGGCCTGGTAGTAGGCGTAGTTCTGCTCGCGCGGCGCGTAGTTGCGGCCGTCCTCCCGGGCGCGGCGGCGGTCTTCGAGCTCGAAATAGAGCGGCTGCCGGCCGCGTTGGCGTACAAAGTATTCGGCGAGGTCGGCATAGCGCTGTTCGCCGGTGGTCTCGGCGAGTTTGACGAGTGCCATTTCGGCGATTTCGTGCCCGGGATAGCCGTGCAGCTTGCCGTCGGCGGTGCCGAATCGGGAATCGATGTAATCAGCGAAACGGCAGGCCGCGTCAAGCAGCTTGCGTTTGCCGGTGGCTTGATAGTAGGCGATCGCGCCTTCGGTCAGGTGGCCGAAGCAGTACAGCTCATGGTGGTCCTTCAGGTTGGTGAAGTGCCGGTCCATGCCGTTGAGGATGTAGTAGGTGTCCAGGTAGCCGTTGTCGAGCTGCGCCGCGCAGACGATATCGATGGCGGTGTCGGCGGTCGCTTCAAGGTCAGCGTCCGGGTGGTGGGTCAGCGAGTAGCCGACCGCTTCGATCCATTTGGAGAAATCAGTGTCTTGGAACACGAAGCCGTAGAACTTGTCGGAATCGGGGTGCGCCGGGTCGTCCGGCAGGGCTTCGAAGCCGCGGAACGTGTATTTCGGCGGCACGAAGGCCTTGCCTTCCTTGTGGTGTTCTGCGTTCTGCGCGGCGGCGGCCTTGAAGTTGTGCATGCAGTAGCTGGGTGCGGCGCCGGGAACGTTGTCGTTCAGCGCGTTCCACTGGTAGGGAATCACCTGGGTGCGCACGAGTTCCTGCCGCGATGCCCAGAACGGGTCGGTGACGGTGGCGTCGCGCAATGCGATTGGATGGCTGGTGCGATTGGTGGTAGTCATGAGTGCAAGCGCTCCTTAGTGCATCGTTGTCTTGTTAACGCTCACAATCCATTATTCCACGGGTTGCTCCAAAGTACATTCCGCATGGCGGCATGTCCGACGGGAATCCCACCGCGGCAGCCGGCCCAAGATGGCCGCGCATTGGCTGCGCGACCGTTGGACAGGCATTTCGGATTGCGGATATACGGGCTAAGGGGCAGAGCAGCTAGCCGCCGGGGCTGGCGGCCGGCTGCTCAGACCTTGATCATGGCGTACTGCGATTCGTAGAGCCGGTAGTAGGCGCCATGGCGGGCGAGCAGCTCGGCATGGTTGCCCTGCTCCACGATCTGCCCGTGGTCGATGTAGCAGATCTCATCCGCATTCTCGATCGTGGACAGGCGGTGCGCGATGATGAAGCTCGTGCGTCCCTTGAGCAGATGGTTCAGACCGGCCTGCAGCGCCTCCTCGGTACGCGTGTCGATATTCGACGTGGCCTCGTCGAGAATCAGGATGCGCGGGTCGGCGAGCAGCACGCGCGCGAACGCGATGAGCTGGCGTTGGCCCGCGGACAGGGTCGAACCGCGCTCCTCCACCACGGTGTCGTAGCCGTCTGGCAGTTCCATGATGAATTCGTGCGCATGCACGGCCTTGGCAGCGGCCACGATCTCCTCGTCGGTGGCGTCCAGTTTGCCGTAGCGGATGTTCTCACGCACGTTGCCGGAGAAGATGAACGTGTCCTGCAGCATGACGCCCATCTGCCGGCGCAGGCTTTCCAACGTGACGGAACGCACGTCGTGGCCGTCGATCGTCACCGAGCCTTCGGCGACGTCGTAGAAACGCGACAGCAGGTTGATGATCGTGGTTTTGCCGGCGCCCGTAGGACCAACCAACGCGATCGTCTTGCCCGGCTCGACGTGCAGGTCGACCAGGTTCAGGATGTTGCGGCCGTCCGGCTCGTAGCGGAAGACGACGTCGTTGAAGTCGACGCGACCCTCGATCTGCGGCAGATTGACGGCGTCCGGCGCGTTACGGATCTCCGGCTGCACGTCCAGCGTTTCGAAGATGCGCTCGAGATACGCGGAGCAGGTGATCAGCTGGTTGTAGAAGTTACCGATGCTGATCACCGGGTTCCAGAAGTTGTTCGCATAGCCGACGAACGCGATGAGCACGCCCGTACTCACCTCCACTCCCCCAAAACCGGTGACGCCGACGAAGTAGATGAGCGCGATGGTCATGACGGAAATCGTCTGGATGCCCGGCCACATGAGGAACTGGATGTGCACGGCCTTCATCCACGAGGTACGCACATCGTTCTGCTGCTCCTGGAACGTCTTGAACTGCGCGGCCTCCTGGGCGAAGGTCTGCGTGGTTTTCACGCCGGCGATCGATTCGTGGATGTACGCGTTGAGATTGCTCTGCTTGTTGGACAGCACCTGGTAGGCGCGACGCTGGAAATGCTGCAGCACCAGCACCCATGCGATGAGGAAGGGGAACAGCGCGAGGCTGAACAGCGCCAATCGCCAGTCGATGACGAACATGACCACCAGCGTGATGAGGAACGTGAACACATCGGAAATCACATTGATTAGGCCGGAGCTCAACGTATCGGACAGCGTGTTCACATAGTTGACCACGCGGATCAGGATTTTGCCGTGCGGGCGTGAATCGAAATAGCTGAACGGCAGCGTCTGGATATGCGTGAAGATGTCGCGACGCATGTCTTTGAGCATGAGCTGGCCGACGCGTGTGATCTCCACGGTGCGGTAGCGCAATCCCAGTTCGAAAATCACGATCAGCACCGCAAGCAAGGCGGTCAGCTCGCCAAGCAGCGTGAGGTTTTTCGTCGGGATCGCACTGTCGATCATGACTTTCGTCAGGTACGGCACCACCACCGCGATGCAGCTCATCATCACCACGACCGCGAGGATGCGGACCACGCGTGCCATGTACGGCTTGAGATAGACGCCGATGCGGAGGATGTCATGCAGGTTGATCTGCTCCTCAAGTTCCTCATCCTCGCGGAACGTATTGCGTTTTGCCATGATGATCCTCCTTTCTAGTCGTCAAAACCCTGTGCGCGGCCGGCTTCGAGGCCCAGCTGCTTGCGGTAGATCTCCCAATATCGCCCATGCGCGGCCACCAGGTCGTCGTGGGTGCCGCGTTCCACCACGCGGCCATGTTCGAGCACGAGAATCAGGTCGGCATCCTTGATTGACGAGATGCGGTGCGCGATCGTCACAATTGTTTTCTTCTCGTCCAAATCACGCAGATGCTGTTGGATTTCCGCTTCCGTCTCCATGTCCACGGCGCTGGTCGTATCGTCCATGATGAGGATCGACGGGTTGTCGGCGAGCGCGCGTGCCAGGCTCAGTCGCTGTTTCTGCCCGCCGGACAGGCCGACGCCGCGTTCGCCGACGACGGTATCGTAGCCTTCCGGCATGCTGCGGATGAAGTTGTCCGCGCCTGCGATGGCGGCCATGCGGCGGATGTACTTTTCGTCGTATTCGCGCTGTTCGCCAGCGCCGAAGCCGATGTTGCCGCCGATGGTGTCGGAGAACAGGAACGTGTCCTGCGCGACGATGCACACCTGCGAGCGCAGGGTGGCGAGCGGCCAGTCGCGCGCGTCGATGCCGTCGATGAGCACGCGGCCCGCGGTCGGGTCGTAGAATCGCGAAATCAGATTGACGAGCGTGGACTTGCCGGCGCCCGTCTCGCCGAGGATGCCGAGTTTCGAGCCGGCGGGGATGTGGAAGTCGATGTCTTTGAGAATCGGGGTTTCCGGATCGTCGGGGAAGGCGAAGCTGACATGCTGGAAGTCGACGTCGCCGGCGATGCGCGCGGGGCAGGCCGCGGACACCGCGGTGGCGCTGTCTGCTTCATGGACACCGTTGGTCCGGCCGTTGACTTGGCTGACGATAGCGACTGCCTGTTTGACGCTTTCCTCAGCGCCCGGCTTCTCCTGGATACGCGACTGCGAGGTCAGCAGTTTGCGAATCTTGATGCAGGACGCGTTGAAGCGTTGCCAATCGTTGATCAGCCAGCCGGATTGGCGCACGGGACCATCGATCATCCACAGGTAGGAGTTGAACGCCACCAGGTTGCCGAGGGTCATATGGCCTGTGATGACCAGGAATCCGCCGAATCCCAAGGTGATGAGCTGCAGGGAGAAGCCGAGGCCGTCGAGCCATGGCATGTATCTGCGGCTGTTGTAGGCCTGGTCCATATTGCGCTGCATGTAGTCGTCGTTGCGCTCGTCGAATTTCTTGGTCTCGTACGGCTCGCGGACGAACGCTTTGACCACGCGGTTGCCTTCGATGTTCTCCTCGACCATCGAGTTCATTTCCGCTAGGGAATTGCGGATGGCGAAGAACAGCGGCCGCGCATGCGAAGATAGGCCACGCGTCAGGATGAACAGGAATGGCGTGATGCAGGCGAGCGCCAGGGCGAGACGCCAGTCGATGGTGAACATCATGGCGAGCGCGCCGATGAACATGACCACGCAGTCGAGCGCCTGATAGCTGACCCAGCTTAGCGCGTGGCGGATGGCGTCCGTGTCGGAGGTCATGCGGCTCATGATGTCGCCGGTGCGGGTGTGGTTGAAGTAGGTGAAGTCGAGCTCGTGCAGTTTTTCGTATTCGTCGCTCACCAGGCGGAATACGGAGTTTTGTCCGAAACGTTCCATCCACATCTGGTAGCCGTAGCGCGAGGCCACGCGCACGATGGTGAAGACGAGCATCATGACGCATAGTCGGGTCAGTTCGTCCACATGGCCTTGGGTGATGACGCGGTCCACGATCAGTCCGGACAGCAGGGGGATGGTGAGGGCCATGGTGTTGTTCACGCAGAACAGTACGACCGCGCCGGCCACGCGCGGCAGGTCGGGTTTGCAGTATGGCAGGATCCATGCAAGGTTGCCCGCCTGCTGGTTGCGTTTCGGATCGACATACATACGTAGCGTTCCTTCGAATTGTTTGCTTGGGTCTTGGTTGGGTTGTTGTTGGGTTGTTGTTGGGTTGTGGTGTTGCGGCCATTCGTTGCCGCCACGATTCACGTCCGTCGTGTGTCGAGCGTCCCGTCACCGGCATGCCGCCGCCGGCCGAAACCCCTGTTCGGATTCGCAAACTCGACTTATTTTAAACGAACCGTACGCCGATGCAACAGATGCGTTTTCGGCGTGTCGCAATCATAATAAAATCAACATATATACCGTTACATACCACTGGTTTGCGGGTGCTGCGAAAACCGTCATCGGAGCCTGGCTCGCCGGAATCAGAGCATCGCATCGGAACATCGCACGATAATGGAATCAAGCTCGAACTATCGATACGAGCATCGGCGACGCACGTCGAGGAAAGGACGGCAAGGATGACGGACTTGGAGCACATCCGCGCGAAGTTCGCTGCGGAATATGGCCTGTCGGAGGACATGCTCAGGAACGCGGAACGTTGGACGGAGACCACGGGCGACCTCGAAGGGGTTCCCGAGAACCTGCTGCCGGGCATTCTGGGAATGCGATTTGGCGCGATCACCATCGATACGCCGCGTTCCGAACGCTGGAGCACGCCGGAAGACATCGATGTGATCGCCGACCTCGCCTACCTGCCGGATGGCGGGTACGATACGGCCGCGGGAGCGTGCCGCGGCCATTTGCTCGACCTGTATCTGCCGCATGACGCGGTATT encodes:
- a CDS encoding glycoside hydrolase family 127 protein, translating into MTTTNRTSHPIALRDATVTDPFWASRQELVRTQVIPYQWNALNDNVPGAAPSYCMHNFKAAAAQNAEHHKEGKAFVPPKYTFRGFEALPDDPAHPDSDKFYGFVFQDTDFSKWIEAVGYSLTHHPDADLEATADTAIDIVCAAQLDNGYLDTYYILNGMDRHFTNLKDHHELYCFGHLTEGAIAYYQATGKRKLLDAACRFADYIDSRFGTADGKLHGYPGHEIAEMALVKLAETTGEQRYADLAEYFVRQRGRQPLYFELEDRRRAREDGRNYAPREQNYAYYQADKPITEQTEALGHAVRAAYFYAGAADVARLTGDSDLLASCERLWRNIVDRKIYITGGIGATHMGEAFSFDYDLPNDTAYSESCAAIALAFFARRMLEIQPKSEYADVMESALYNTTLAGMALDGKSFFYVNPLEVVPEACHRDERKAHVKPVRQKWFGCACCPPNIARIVEDVQQYAYTIGDDSSTLYVHLYMGGGVHARLSGTDVRLDVMSDMPWSGKGSVAVGFDAGDSASDASKDAVFTIALRLPAWAGGETASDAVTVRGRDDISRVIRDGYLYLTGAWHDGDVVDFDFPMPVHMVAANPFVREDAGKVAFVRGPLAYCAEGVDNGANLHLLHADTARIASDPSCVSVDRIVFHAGAVAQDEQGLGEVDAVDMPMTTLAIPAWREVEDSAQTSALYHDWRPAERKTTTATLIPYFAWANRGENEMTVFLRG
- a CDS encoding ABC transporter ATP-binding protein encodes the protein MAKRNTFREDEELEEQINLHDILRIGVYLKPYMARVVRILAVVVMMSCIAVVVPYLTKVMIDSAIPTKNLTLLGELTALLAVLIVIFELGLRYRTVEITRVGQLMLKDMRRDIFTHIQTLPFSYFDSRPHGKILIRVVNYVNTLSDTLSSGLINVISDVFTFLITLVVMFVIDWRLALFSLALFPFLIAWVLVLQHFQRRAYQVLSNKQSNLNAYIHESIAGVKTTQTFAQEAAQFKTFQEQQNDVRTSWMKAVHIQFLMWPGIQTISVMTIALIYFVGVTGFGGVEVSTGVLIAFVGYANNFWNPVISIGNFYNQLITCSAYLERIFETLDVQPEIRNAPDAVNLPQIEGRVDFNDVVFRYEPDGRNILNLVDLHVEPGKTIALVGPTGAGKTTIINLLSRFYDVAEGSVTIDGHDVRSVTLESLRRQMGVMLQDTFIFSGNVRENIRYGKLDATDEEIVAAAKAVHAHEFIMELPDGYDTVVEERGSTLSAGQRQLIAFARVLLADPRILILDEATSNIDTRTEEALQAGLNHLLKGRTSFIIAHRLSTIENADEICYIDHGQIVEQGNHAELLARHGAYYRLYESQYAMIKV
- a CDS encoding ABC transporter ATP-binding protein — encoded protein: MYVDPKRNQQAGNLAWILPYCKPDLPRVAGAVVLFCVNNTMALTIPLLSGLIVDRVITQGHVDELTRLCVMMLVFTIVRVASRYGYQMWMERFGQNSVFRLVSDEYEKLHELDFTYFNHTRTGDIMSRMTSDTDAIRHALSWVSYQALDCVVMFIGALAMMFTIDWRLALALACITPFLFILTRGLSSHARPLFFAIRNSLAEMNSMVEENIEGNRVVKAFVREPYETKKFDERNDDYMQRNMDQAYNSRRYMPWLDGLGFSLQLITLGFGGFLVITGHMTLGNLVAFNSYLWMIDGPVRQSGWLINDWQRFNASCIKIRKLLTSQSRIQEKPGAEESVKQAVAIVSQVNGRTNGVHEADSATAVSAACPARIAGDVDFQHVSFAFPDDPETPILKDIDFHIPAGSKLGILGETGAGKSTLVNLISRFYDPTAGRVLIDGIDARDWPLATLRSQVCIVAQDTFLFSDTIGGNIGFGAGEQREYDEKYIRRMAAIAGADNFIRSMPEGYDTVVGERGVGLSGGQKQRLSLARALADNPSILIMDDTTSAVDMETEAEIQQHLRDLDEKKTIVTIAHRISSIKDADLILVLEHGRVVERGTHDDLVAAHGRYWEIYRKQLGLEAGRAQGFDD